From the Syntrophomonadaceae bacterium genome, one window contains:
- a CDS encoding tripartite tricarboxylate transporter TctB family protein, producing MKKYQIMFTVAILLVFLWTAWEALGFAKQARFLPLYVSLVAIPLVIAQLFLEIKNKATNDSSANSAEDFNALKERMPALLVYMGWVLGYVLLIYLLGFLVATGIFLFAFLKRESGMTLVQTITGVVITLGFIVFFGRVLHMYWPEGILVRLIM from the coding sequence TTGAAGAAATATCAGATAATGTTTACAGTGGCAATATTACTCGTCTTTTTGTGGACGGCATGGGAAGCGCTGGGTTTCGCAAAACAGGCGAGATTCCTTCCATTGTACGTCTCATTAGTGGCAATTCCCTTAGTAATTGCACAACTTTTTCTGGAAATAAAGAATAAAGCTACCAATGATTCTTCAGCCAATAGCGCAGAAGATTTTAATGCCTTAAAAGAGAGAATGCCTGCTCTCTTAGTTTATATGGGATGGGTTTTAGGTTATGTTTTACTAATCTATTTGCTCGGCTTTTTAGTGGCAACCGGGATTTTTTTATTCGCCTTCCTGAAAAGAGAATCTGGGATGACTTTGGTTCAAACTATCACGGGTGTAGTAATTACCTTGGGTTTTATTGTATTTTTTGGCAGGGTACTGCACATGTATTGGCCGGAAGGAATACTCGTCAGGCTTATTATGTAA
- a CDS encoding 3-methylitaconate isomerase: MQRKIPVTIMRGGTSRALFFQEKDLPQDPEIRDRVISIAFGSPDPYGRQINGLGGATSTTSKVAVISPRTGEPNTVNYTFGQVSITNWLIDRKGNCGNISSAVGPYAIDEGMVEVTEPVTLVRIFNTNTQKYINAQVPVENGKAKVSGDYAIAGIPGNGAKIGLEFQQPGGSVTGKLLPTGNAADVLETGNYGPFTVSIVDAANPLVFVKASDLGLQGTELPPAIDSDPEMLAKIESIRAAATVRVGLAKTLEEATQKSPAVPKIAFVSPAVTYASTSGVPIKAQEIDVTARIMSMGRLHASYAITGAICTAGAAKITGSVVWEMMPLERKESNLVRLGHPGGTVDVEVEMACGCGAYEYIKGTAFRTARRLMDGFVYVPEEYFLQP; this comes from the coding sequence ATGCAAAGAAAAATTCCCGTCACCATCATGCGAGGAGGGACTAGCAGAGCATTATTTTTTCAAGAAAAGGATCTGCCCCAAGACCCTGAAATCCGGGACAGGGTGATCTCTATAGCTTTTGGCAGCCCTGACCCTTACGGGCGGCAGATCAACGGCCTGGGAGGTGCTACCTCCACTACCAGTAAAGTGGCGGTGATCAGCCCCCGGACTGGTGAACCCAACACTGTCAATTACACCTTTGGCCAGGTCAGTATCACTAACTGGTTGATTGACCGGAAGGGAAACTGCGGCAATATCTCCTCCGCAGTAGGCCCCTACGCCATTGACGAAGGCATGGTAGAAGTGACAGAACCGGTTACTCTTGTCAGGATTTTTAATACCAACACTCAAAAGTATATTAATGCCCAAGTGCCGGTGGAAAACGGCAAAGCCAAAGTCAGCGGGGACTATGCCATCGCCGGCATTCCCGGAAACGGGGCCAAGATCGGCCTGGAGTTCCAACAACCGGGCGGCTCGGTTACAGGAAAGCTGCTTCCCACAGGGAATGCGGCTGACGTTTTGGAGACTGGGAACTACGGCCCATTTACAGTTTCCATTGTGGATGCAGCCAATCCGCTGGTTTTTGTTAAGGCCTCTGACTTAGGATTACAGGGGACCGAATTGCCGCCAGCAATAGACAGTGACCCGGAAATGCTGGCTAAAATCGAAAGCATCCGGGCTGCGGCTACGGTTAGAGTTGGACTGGCAAAAACTCTTGAAGAAGCCACCCAGAAGAGTCCCGCCGTACCGAAAATTGCCTTTGTATCACCTGCGGTTACCTATGCCAGCACTTCCGGCGTACCAATCAAGGCCCAGGAGATTGATGTAACTGCCCGGATCATGTCCATGGGCAGACTCCATGCCTCTTATGCCATCACCGGGGCCATCTGCACTGCTGGAGCAGCCAAGATAACAGGCAGCGTGGTATGGGAGATGATGCCCCTTGAGCGAAAAGAAAGCAATTTAGTGCGGCTTGGCCACCCAGGCGGGACGGTAGATGTGGAAGTAGAGATGGCCTGTGGCTGCGGTGCCTATGAGTATATAAAAGGGACGGCTTTCCGGACCGCCCGCAGGTTGATGGATGGCTTTGTCTATGTACCGGAAGAGTATTTCCTCCAACCCTGA
- a CDS encoding tripartite tricarboxylate transporter permease: MLEIALQALMILFDPARLIFMFIGIAVGLVIGFLPGLGGMVGMSILLPFIFGMDPYSGMAMLIGMAAVIHTSDTFPSVLIGMPGSSGAQATILDGYPLAQKGEASRALGAAFFSSMIGGIIGGVVLFLAIPVFRPLVLAFKSPELLMMSIMGLSMVGILAGNAPLKGILAGAFGLMLGAVGVAPAVPEYRYTFDILYLSAGVPLIVMALGLFAFPELLDLLAERRSIAKCATPTGSGILQGIRDAIREKWLILWSAGIGALVGFIPGLGGAVVNWVNYGAAMRFCKNSENFGKGDIRGVIAPESGNNAKEGGALIPALMFGIPGSGTTAILLGGLTLMGVHAGASMVTTELTLLMVIIWTLVLANIFGAAACILFSKVVARICQIPAQKLVPFILVILLIGSYQANRHWGDIIFFVIIGVLGWVMKHLDWPRPPLIIGFVLSTATERYLWISMSFHGFAWLTHPGVIIIGCFIIFLLWGGIKLKSKSQPQNIS; the protein is encoded by the coding sequence TTGTTGGAAATTGCCCTGCAGGCCTTAATGATCTTGTTTGACCCGGCCAGGCTGATCTTTATGTTTATAGGTATCGCAGTGGGCTTGGTAATAGGGTTTCTGCCTGGTTTAGGCGGAATGGTAGGTATGTCTATCTTACTACCTTTTATCTTCGGCATGGACCCTTACTCAGGGATGGCCATGTTAATTGGGATGGCAGCAGTCATTCATACCAGTGATACCTTTCCTTCTGTGTTAATAGGAATGCCTGGATCATCAGGCGCACAGGCCACAATCCTTGATGGGTATCCACTTGCGCAGAAAGGTGAAGCCTCCAGGGCATTGGGTGCTGCTTTTTTTAGCTCAATGATTGGAGGAATTATCGGAGGAGTGGTGCTGTTTCTGGCCATTCCAGTTTTTCGGCCATTGGTGCTAGCCTTTAAGTCACCGGAATTATTGATGATGTCGATTATGGGGTTAAGTATGGTAGGCATTTTGGCCGGCAACGCACCTCTTAAGGGAATCTTGGCAGGGGCTTTTGGCCTTATGTTAGGTGCGGTTGGGGTAGCGCCGGCAGTACCGGAATACCGGTATACTTTCGACATCCTGTATTTATCTGCCGGGGTTCCTTTGATAGTGATGGCACTGGGTTTGTTTGCCTTTCCAGAATTGCTGGATTTGCTGGCTGAGCGCCGTAGTATTGCCAAATGCGCAACCCCGACAGGCAGTGGAATCTTACAGGGTATCAGAGACGCCATCCGGGAAAAATGGTTAATCCTCTGGAGCGCCGGAATAGGTGCATTGGTCGGGTTTATTCCAGGACTTGGCGGGGCAGTGGTTAACTGGGTAAACTATGGTGCTGCGATGCGGTTTTGTAAAAACTCAGAAAACTTTGGCAAGGGCGACATCAGAGGGGTGATCGCGCCTGAAAGCGGCAATAACGCTAAAGAAGGAGGCGCTTTGATACCTGCATTGATGTTTGGTATTCCTGGCAGTGGCACTACTGCTATTCTCTTGGGAGGCCTAACCTTGATGGGTGTGCATGCTGGGGCTAGCATGGTGACAACAGAATTAACATTATTGATGGTAATAATTTGGACCTTAGTTTTAGCTAATATTTTTGGAGCAGCTGCCTGCATTTTGTTTTCTAAGGTTGTTGCTCGTATTTGCCAAATTCCGGCACAGAAACTGGTTCCCTTTATCCTGGTGATTCTGTTGATCGGATCGTATCAGGCTAATCGTCACTGGGGGGATATTATTTTCTTTGTTATTATCGGTGTGCTAGGTTGGGTGATGAAACACCTGGACTGGCCCCGCCCTCCGCTAATTATCGGGTTTGTGCTGTCAACCGCAACCGAAAGATATCTGTGGATCTCCATGTCCTTCCACGGTTTTGCCTGGCTAACCCATCCTGGGGTAATAATCATCGGGTGTTTTATTATTTTTCTTTTATGGGGTGGTATTAAGCTGAAAAGCAAGTCCCAACCCCAGAATATTTCTTAG